One window from the genome of Streptococcus halotolerans encodes:
- a CDS encoding transposase has translation MYITKTGCQWRMLPHNFPPYPTV, from the coding sequence TTGTACATCACCAAAACTGGTTGTCAATGGCGCATGCTCCCTCATAACTTTCCTCCGTATCCAACGGTATAG
- a CDS encoding DEAD/DEAH box helicase, translated as MKITKEKSGCWFASSNLTLEEKEIAIRMPALTKENACLTCLRCAEKIPNDWRLPDGTHYCRSCIVLGRLTEDDYLYYFPPKPFPKTDCLRWQGQLTDYQKEVSDGLIEALHKKRDSLIHAVTGAGKTEMIYEVVAQVINKGGQVCLASPRIDVCIELYKRLSQDFSCEIDLLHGDSEPYSGAPLVVATTHQLLKFYRCFDLILVDEVDAFPYVDNKTLYYAVKTAKKEDGLTIFMTATSTEALDRQVKKGQLRRLTLSRRFHGNPLIVPQTIWLTKLEKKVQSGKIPTKLKKYIDRQLSTEYPLLIFIPDISFGQKITEILRQMYPENSVGFVSSVSLNRLEEVERFRKGNLRILISTTILERGVTFPKVDVFVLLSHHRLFNSSSLIQIAGRVGRSLDRPTGDLFFFHDGLTRAIKKTKQEIRKMNCLGGFR; from the coding sequence ATGAAAATAACAAAAGAAAAGAGTGGCTGCTGGTTTGCGAGTTCAAATCTTACTTTGGAAGAAAAAGAGATAGCTATCAGAATGCCTGCTTTGACCAAAGAAAATGCCTGTCTTACTTGTTTGAGATGTGCAGAAAAGATTCCAAATGATTGGCGACTACCTGATGGGACACATTATTGTCGTTCTTGTATTGTGTTAGGTAGACTAACTGAAGATGATTATCTTTATTATTTTCCGCCAAAACCTTTTCCTAAAACAGATTGTTTAAGATGGCAGGGCCAATTGACTGATTATCAAAAAGAGGTTTCAGATGGTCTTATCGAAGCCCTTCATAAGAAAAGAGATAGCCTTATTCATGCTGTAACTGGAGCTGGAAAAACGGAAATGATTTATGAAGTGGTGGCTCAAGTGATTAATAAGGGAGGTCAAGTTTGCTTGGCCAGTCCTCGAATTGACGTCTGTATAGAATTATATAAACGCTTAAGTCAAGACTTTTCTTGTGAGATAGATTTACTACATGGGGATTCTGAACCCTACAGTGGGGCGCCATTAGTTGTTGCTACTACTCATCAACTCTTAAAGTTTTATAGGTGTTTTGACCTAATATTGGTCGATGAAGTCGATGCGTTTCCTTATGTTGATAATAAAACACTTTATTATGCTGTTAAAACCGCGAAAAAAGAGGACGGCTTAACCATCTTTATGACAGCTACGTCAACAGAAGCACTAGACAGACAAGTTAAAAAAGGTCAGTTAAGAAGATTAACCTTATCAAGAAGGTTTCATGGCAATCCATTGATTGTGCCACAAACGATTTGGCTTACAAAATTGGAGAAAAAAGTGCAATCAGGGAAAATTCCTACCAAGCTAAAGAAGTATATTGATAGACAATTGTCGACAGAGTATCCCCTTTTGATATTCATCCCAGATATCTCGTTTGGTCAAAAGATAACAGAAATCCTTCGCCAAATGTATCCTGAAAACAGCGTAGGTTTCGTGTCAAGTGTTAGTTTAAATCGATTAGAAGAAGTAGAAAGGTTTAGAAAAGGAAACTTAAGAATTCTAATCTCTACGACTATTTTAGAACGTGGGGTAACCTTTCCAAAAGTTGATGTTTTTGTCTTACTGTCGCATCATCGATTATTTAATAGCTCCAGTCTTATTCAAATAGCTGGAAGAGTTGGGCGCTCACTTGATAGACCGACTGGCGATTTGTTCTTTTTCCACGATGGCTTAACAAGAGCGATCAAAAAAACAAAGCAAGAAATACGAAAGATGAACTGCTTAGGAGGTTTCCGATGA
- the cysK gene encoding cysteine synthase A translates to MTKIYHHITELIGQTPIVKLNRIVPEDAADVYVKIEAFNPGSSVKDRIALQMIEDAEKAGIIKAGDTIIEPTSGNTGIGLSWVGAAKGYKVVIVMPDTMSIERRKLIQAYGAELVLTPGSEGMKGAIEKAKQLADERQGWVPMQFANPSNPKVHEEQTGQEIIDAFGETGLDAFVSGVGTGGTITGVANALKKVNSDIAIVAVEADESAVLSGETPGPHKIQGISAGFIPGTLDTNAYDQIIRVKSDDALETGRKVGGQEGFLVGISSGAAIFAAIEKAKELGKGKNVLAILPDNGERYLSTALYDFD, encoded by the coding sequence ATGACAAAAATTTACCATCACATTACTGAACTTATTGGGCAAACACCTATTGTCAAACTGAATCGCATTGTCCCGGAGGATGCTGCAGATGTTTATGTCAAAATTGAAGCTTTCAATCCTGGTTCGTCTGTCAAAGACCGTATTGCTCTTCAAATGATTGAGGATGCTGAAAAAGCGGGTATCATTAAAGCTGGCGATACCATTATTGAACCAACTTCTGGTAATACCGGTATTGGCTTGTCTTGGGTTGGTGCTGCTAAAGGATACAAGGTTGTCATTGTTATGCCTGACACCATGAGTATTGAACGTCGTAAATTAATCCAAGCATATGGGGCTGAGCTAGTGTTGACACCAGGAAGCGAAGGAATGAAAGGCGCTATTGAAAAAGCTAAACAATTAGCGGATGAACGCCAGGGATGGGTCCCAATGCAGTTTGCTAATCCTTCAAACCCCAAAGTCCATGAGGAACAGACTGGTCAAGAAATCATCGATGCTTTCGGCGAAACAGGACTTGATGCTTTTGTGTCAGGTGTCGGAACAGGTGGAACTATTACTGGTGTTGCTAATGCTTTGAAAAAAGTTAATAGCGATATTGCTATCGTTGCGGTTGAAGCTGATGAATCTGCTGTTCTTTCGGGTGAAACTCCTGGACCACATAAAATCCAAGGAATTTCAGCTGGGTTTATTCCTGGTACCCTAGATACTAATGCTTACGATCAAATTATCCGAGTTAAATCTGACGATGCTTTAGAAACTGGACGTAAAGTTGGTGGGCAAGAAGGCTTCTTAGTGGGTATTTCTTCTGGTGCAGCTATTTTTGCTGCTATTGAAAAAGCTAAAGAATTAGGAAAAGGAAAGAACGTTTTAGCTATTCTTCCTGATAATGGTGAGCGCTACCTCTCAACAGCACTCTATGATTTTGACTAA
- a CDS encoding sensor histidine kinase: MRKSHVMLLFLYALVIIFAIVSLILNTFAVSLKDVVMDVERLNQFIFSIVLLTISLTIMLLFVSTLLNYNSHRHIFKSLRRIVHNQPVQAGDDELGQIINQLSEKTLTLTQQLQNTKNVDLSQKESIIQEERKRIARDLHDTVSQELFAAVMILSGISYSLSDMSQEALQEQLKNTEDILTNAQNDLRVMLLHLRPTELEGKSLKQGLEMILQEIKDKSPIRVSFKENLQGLPKPIEDHLFRIIQEFISNTLKHSKANQLDIYLYQTLRSVQLKMIDNGVGFDVEEAKKISYGLKNMEDRVSDMAGTFQMISAPNQGVTMTIVLPLVGEVNE; encoded by the coding sequence ATGAGAAAATCCCATGTTATGTTACTGTTTCTTTATGCCTTGGTGATTATTTTCGCTATTGTATCATTGATTCTAAATACTTTTGCCGTTTCTTTAAAAGATGTTGTGATGGATGTTGAACGACTGAATCAGTTTATTTTTTCAATCGTCTTATTGACTATCTCCTTAACCATTATGTTGCTTTTTGTGTCAACCTTACTCAATTACAACTCGCATCGTCATATTTTTAAAAGTTTAAGAAGAATTGTCCACAATCAACCAGTACAAGCTGGGGATGATGAGCTGGGCCAAATCATTAATCAACTATCTGAAAAAACGCTGACCTTGACTCAGCAGCTACAAAATACGAAAAACGTTGATCTTTCTCAAAAAGAAAGTATTATACAGGAAGAAAGAAAGCGTATCGCAAGGGATTTGCATGATACGGTTAGTCAAGAGTTGTTTGCAGCGGTCATGATTTTATCAGGAATTTCTTATAGCCTTTCTGATATGAGCCAAGAAGCGCTACAAGAGCAGCTGAAAAATACTGAAGATATTTTAACAAATGCGCAAAATGATTTGCGTGTCATGCTTCTTCATTTACGTCCTACTGAGCTAGAAGGCAAGTCTCTCAAACAAGGTTTAGAAATGATTTTACAGGAAATTAAAGATAAAAGTCCAATTCGGGTTTCATTCAAGGAAAATCTACAAGGGTTACCCAAGCCGATTGAAGACCATTTGTTTCGAATTATCCAAGAATTTATCAGTAATACTTTAAAACATTCAAAAGCGAATCAATTGGATATTTATCTTTATCAGACATTGCGTTCAGTTCAGTTGAAGATGATTGATAATGGTGTGGGTTTTGATGTTGAAGAGGCTAAGAAAATTAGCTATGGTTTGAAAAATATGGAAGATCGTGTTTCAGATATGGCAGGTACTTTTCAGATGATCTCTGCACCCAATCAAGGTGTCACCATGACGATAGTCTTGCCTTTAGTAGGAGAAGTAAATGAATAA
- a CDS encoding S1 RNA-binding domain-containing protein: MNIGDKLKGTITGIKPYGAFVQLENDTTGLIHISEIKPGFIDNIHNHLSIGQEVTVQVLDVDEYTQKASLSMRTLEEDRHQMPHRHRFSSNRHRTGFKPLENKMSAWIEESLQFLKKED; encoded by the coding sequence ATGAACATTGGGGATAAGCTTAAGGGGACAATCACAGGTATTAAACCTTATGGCGCTTTTGTCCAATTAGAAAATGATACAACAGGTTTGATTCATATTTCAGAAATAAAACCTGGCTTTATCGATAATATTCATAATCATTTATCAATTGGTCAAGAGGTGACTGTTCAGGTGTTAGATGTTGATGAGTACACTCAAAAAGCAAGTTTATCAATGAGGACCTTAGAAGAAGATCGTCATCAAATGCCACATCGTCACCGGTTCTCAAGCAACCGTCATCGTACAGGTTTTAAACCCTTGGAAAATAAGATGTCAGCATGGATTGAAGAAAGTTTACAATTTTTAAAAAAAGAAGATTAA
- a CDS encoding ISL3 family transposase (programmed frameshift), which produces MEQLDYIKESLGIKDPNITFEKTFDKFFTHREYHAKLDYNAPQCPDCQDKMAKYDFQKPCKIPYLEMAGCKVLIRLKKRRFKCQACGKMAVAKTSLVRENHQIPNIINHKITDKLMSREAMTKIAEDLSVSVSTVYRQLNRFECKTDLTWLPENMSWDEYAFKKGKMSFIAQDFDANKIIAILDGRTQAVIRNHFLRYSHKVRSRVKVITMDMFSPYYDIAKQLFPKAKIVLDRFHIVQQLSRAMNRFRIQIMNQFEHQSYEYKALKRCWKLIQQDSRNLNDKRFYRPTFRMHLTNQEIVQRLLSYSDERRHHYDLFQCLLFHFQEKQEKHFFELISDTIKQVHPIFKTVLSTFLKDKEKIINALKLPYSNAKLEATNNLIKVIKRNAFGFRKNENFKKRIYLALNTTKEKTKLVLSRC; this is translated from the exons ATGGAACAATTAGATTATATCAAAGAGTCGCTTGGCATTAAAGACCCTAACATCACTTTTGAAAAGACATTTGACAAGTTCTTCACTCACAGAGAATATCATGCCAAGTTAGATTATAATGCCCCGCAATGCCCTGATTGTCAAGATAAAATGGCAAAGTACGACTTCCAAAAGCCATGCAAAATTCCCTATCTGGAAATGGCGGGTTGTAAAGTACTGATTCGTCTCAAAAAGCGTCGCTTCAAATGTCAAGCGTGTGGGAAAATGGCTGTCGCTAAGACCTCTCTCGTCAGAGAAAATCACCAGATTCCCAACATCATTAACCACAAAATCACCGACAAACTCATGAGCCGTGAAGCAATGACAAAAATCGCTGAAGACCTGTCTGTTTCTGTCTCAACCGTCTATCGGCAACTCAACCGCTTTGAGTGCAAGACCGATTTAACCTGGTTACCTGAGAACATGTCCTGGGATGAATATGCTTTTAAGAAGGGAAAAATGAGCTTTATTGCCCAAGATTTCGATGCTAACAAGATTATCGCTATCCTTGATGGGCGGACGCAAGCTGTCATCAGAAATCATTTTTTGCGGTATTCTCACAAGGTGCGCAGTCGTGTCAAAGTCATCACCATGGATATGTTTAGCCCCTATTATGACATCGCTAAGCAACTGTTTCCTAAGGCGAAGATTGTTCTCGATAGGTTCCACATTGTTCAACAGTTATCTCGTGCCATGAACCGTTTCCGTATCCAAATCATGAACCAATTTGAGCATCAATCTTACGAATATAAGGCCTTGAAACGTTGCTGGAAACTCATCCAACAAGATAGTCGTAACCTAAACGATAAACGGTTTTATCGTCCAACTTTTCGCATGCATTTGACCAATCAAGAGATTGTGCAACGTCTTTTGAGCTACTCTGATGAACGACGCCACCACTATGACCTCTTTCAATGCCTGCTCTTTCATTTCCAAGAAAAGCAGGAGAAACACTTCTTTGAACTCATTTCTGATACCATCAAACAGGTCCATCCCATCTTCAAGACCGTCTTGTCAACCTTTCTAAAAGACAAAGAGAAGATTATTAATGCCTTGAAACTACCTTATTCCAATGCAAAACTAGAGGCGACCAACAACCTTATTAAGGTCATTAAGCGAAATGCTTTTGGCTTTAGGAAGA ATGAAAACTTCAAAAAACGGATTTATCTTGCTTTGAACACAACAAAAGAGAAGACCAAACTGGTCCTCTCTCGGTGTTAG
- a CDS encoding transposase, with protein sequence MVKKVKGRKRPIVVDTMGNLLDVVVHTANLHNTKPGILVVRQVMAQFPTIKTFSADADYRKSFEEMMAQEFRWPVDISEKIKGSWQIIPKC encoded by the coding sequence ATGGTGAAAAAAGTCAAAGGGAGAAAACGCCCCATCGTAGTTGACACCATGGGGAATCTCCTTGATGTTGTGGTTCACACAGCTAATCTCCATAATACAAAACCAGGGATTTTAGTGGTTCGTCAAGTCATGGCGCAATTCCCAACAATCAAGACTTTTTCAGCTGATGCTGACTATCGCAAAAGTTTTGAAGAGATGATGGCACAAGAGTTTCGGTGGCCAGTAGATATTTCTGAAAAAATCAAAGGAAGCTGGCAAATCATTCCTAAGTGCTAG
- the liaF gene encoding cell wall-active antibiotics response protein LiaF — MRKFQLFLIVEAVLLLLAMMTILSDDVPRFIAILILTLLALKFYNNTDKINFVLTASLLIFFLIIMLNPFIISAMIVGLIYIMINHFSQVRKSNRLAELSFETRPVTLTKYRNQWFGQEEDLTSDSYYFDDIDVIRITGNDTIDLSKVILRNQDNVILIRKVYGPTKILVPIDVSVSLTVSSIYGSVAFFDETPYDLRNETIKLRSDDYEDSNRSVKIVISNFAGDTEVVSR; from the coding sequence ATGCGTAAATTTCAATTATTTTTAATCGTCGAAGCTGTTCTCTTGCTTCTAGCGATGATGACTATTTTATCGGATGATGTGCCGCGATTCATAGCCATTCTCATCTTAACTCTGTTAGCCCTTAAATTTTATAATAATACAGATAAGATCAATTTTGTTTTAACGGCTTCTTTGCTGATATTTTTCTTAATTATCATGCTCAATCCTTTTATTATTTCAGCAATGATAGTTGGCTTAATTTACATCATGATCAACCATTTTTCACAAGTTCGAAAGAGCAATCGCTTGGCGGAATTATCTTTTGAAACAAGACCAGTAACCTTAACCAAGTATCGTAATCAATGGTTTGGACAAGAGGAAGATTTGACGTCAGATAGCTATTATTTTGATGATATCGATGTGATTCGCATCACTGGAAATGATACGATTGATTTATCAAAAGTTATTTTAAGAAATCAAGATAATGTCATTCTTATCCGAAAAGTTTATGGGCCAACTAAAATCCTTGTCCCTATTGATGTTTCGGTGAGTTTAACAGTTAGTTCCATTTATGGTTCAGTAGCCTTTTTTGATGAAACGCCTTATGATTTGAGAAACGAAACCATTAAATTGAGAAGTGATGATTACGAAGATAGTAACCGTAGCGTTAAAATTGTTATTAGTAATTTTGCTGGGGATACAGAGGTGGTGAGCCGATGA
- a CDS encoding ComF family protein, with translation MCQKDIDEKREFTSILVLKRMTSQTCDDCLNLFETIGKNHCSNCFKNSELEQCQDCLDWERKGNKVNHKSIYIYNQAMKTYFSLFKFQGDYLLANQFSADLRKSLKYYKDYTVIPIPISHQRMKTRRFNQVEALLEAAKIPYKNLLEKRDAVSQTTKTKKERLSSEQVFKLKEGVDIPMKVLIMDDIYTTGHTIFLAKQILQDFGVKEIVSFSLAR, from the coding sequence ATGTGTCAAAAAGATATAGATGAAAAGAGAGAGTTTACGTCAATTTTAGTCCTTAAAAGAATGACTTCTCAAACTTGTGACGATTGTTTAAATCTGTTTGAAACAATTGGTAAAAACCACTGTTCAAATTGTTTTAAAAACTCAGAATTAGAGCAATGTCAAGATTGCTTGGATTGGGAAAGAAAAGGAAATAAGGTGAATCATAAAAGTATTTACATATACAATCAAGCGATGAAGACCTATTTTTCTCTATTCAAATTTCAAGGAGACTACCTTCTAGCTAATCAATTCTCTGCGGACCTTAGAAAGTCGTTAAAATATTACAAGGATTACACTGTTATTCCAATCCCCATAAGTCATCAAAGAATGAAAACAAGGAGATTCAATCAAGTTGAAGCTCTTCTCGAAGCAGCAAAAATTCCCTACAAAAACTTACTTGAAAAAAGAGATGCTGTCTCACAAACAACTAAAACTAAAAAAGAGAGACTGAGTTCAGAGCAAGTTTTCAAGTTAAAGGAAGGAGTAGACATCCCGATGAAAGTTCTTATTATGGATGATATTTATACTACCGGACACACCATATTTTTAGCTAAGCAAATTTTGCAAGATTTTGGCGTTAAAGAAATAGTCAGTTTTAGTTTAGCGAGATGA
- a CDS encoding response regulator transcription factor, with translation MNKLTVLLVDDHEMVRMGLKSFLNLQQDISVIGEADNGQEGIAKALELRPDVIVMDLVMPEMDGVEATLQILKEWPEAKIVVLTSYLDNEKIYPVIQAGAKGYMLKTSNAPEILNAIRKVVEGQLAIETEVEKKLKYHDENPALHEDLTAREKDILHLLAKGYDNQTIADELYISLKTVKTHVSNILAKLQVDDRTQAVVYAFRHHLVPQED, from the coding sequence ATGAATAAATTAACGGTATTATTAGTTGATGATCATGAGATGGTTAGGATGGGCTTAAAAAGCTTTCTGAATCTCCAACAAGATATTTCAGTTATTGGAGAAGCTGATAACGGACAAGAAGGTATAGCGAAAGCTCTCGAGTTGCGACCGGATGTTATTGTCATGGATTTGGTTATGCCCGAAATGGATGGGGTAGAAGCTACCTTGCAAATTCTAAAAGAGTGGCCAGAAGCTAAGATAGTGGTTCTGACGTCTTATCTTGACAATGAGAAAATCTATCCAGTGATTCAGGCAGGAGCTAAGGGTTACATGCTGAAAACATCTAATGCTCCAGAAATTCTCAATGCTATCCGAAAAGTTGTTGAAGGTCAATTGGCCATTGAAACTGAAGTTGAGAAAAAGTTGAAGTATCATGATGAGAATCCTGCTCTTCATGAAGATTTAACGGCTAGAGAAAAAGATATTTTGCATTTGTTAGCTAAAGGTTATGACAATCAAACCATCGCTGATGAATTATATATTTCACTAAAAACGGTGAAAACACATGTTTCAAATATTTTAGCCAAACTTCAAGTCGATGATCGTACACAAGCAGTGGTCTACGCTTTTAGACATCATCTGGTCCCCCAAGAAGATTAA
- a CDS encoding YigZ family protein: MNYKTIKTNRITEEDIKKSRFICHLKRVNSEEEAREYIAAIKKEHYKANHSCSAMIIGENSEIKRSSDDGEPSGTAGIPMLTVLEKQELTNIVAVVTRYFGGIKLGAGGLIRAYAGSVAHAIKETGLVAVKEQVGLQIHLTYPQYQTFANFLEQEGLEEFNTQFLDQVTSDIYTDEDKLSDIQDALTEFYQGKISFQKIDSKIVEIPLS, translated from the coding sequence ATGAATTATAAAACAATCAAAACAAATCGTATTACCGAAGAAGATATCAAAAAATCACGTTTTATCTGCCATCTCAAGCGTGTAAATAGCGAGGAAGAGGCTCGTGAATATATTGCTGCTATCAAAAAGGAGCACTATAAAGCCAACCATTCTTGCTCTGCGATGATTATTGGAGAAAATAGCGAAATCAAGCGCTCTAGTGATGATGGTGAACCAAGCGGAACTGCCGGCATACCTATGTTGACAGTATTGGAGAAACAAGAACTCACTAATATTGTTGCTGTTGTCACACGTTACTTTGGCGGTATTAAGCTTGGAGCAGGAGGACTCATTCGTGCTTACGCTGGCAGCGTCGCCCATGCGATCAAAGAGACTGGACTGGTAGCTGTTAAAGAGCAGGTAGGACTACAGATCCATTTAACTTACCCTCAATACCAAACGTTTGCTAACTTTTTAGAGCAAGAAGGTTTAGAAGAGTTCAATACGCAATTTCTTGACCAGGTGACTAGCGATATTTATACTGACGAAGATAAGTTGTCTGATATCCAAGACGCTCTGACAGAATTTTATCAAGGTAAAATTTCATTCCAAAAAATTGATTCAAAGATTGTTGAAATACCACTTTCATAA
- the hpf gene encoding ribosome hibernation-promoting factor, HPF/YfiA family produces MIKYSIRGENIEVTDAIRDYVESKVAKIEKYFNEEQELDARVNLKVYREKTAKVEVTIPLGSVTLRAEDVSQDMYGSIDLVVDKIERQIRKNKTKIAKKHREKVPTAQVFTAEFEKEAGEESAETRVVRTKHVDLKPMDIEEAILQMDLLGHDFFIFTDSEDGQTNVLYKREDGEFGLIEAK; encoded by the coding sequence ATGATTAAATATAGTATCCGTGGCGAAAACATCGAAGTAACAGATGCAATCCGTGACTATGTCGAATCAAAGGTTGCAAAAATTGAAAAATATTTCAATGAAGAACAAGAATTGGATGCAAGAGTAAATCTAAAAGTTTATCGTGAAAAAACAGCTAAAGTTGAGGTAACAATTCCGCTTGGATCAGTAACTTTACGTGCAGAAGATGTCTCACAAGACATGTATGGCTCTATTGATTTAGTGGTTGATAAAATTGAACGCCAAATTCGCAAAAATAAAACAAAAATCGCGAAAAAACATCGCGAAAAAGTGCCTACAGCACAAGTATTCACAGCAGAGTTTGAAAAAGAAGCTGGTGAAGAAAGTGCAGAAACACGTGTTGTAAGAACAAAACACGTAGATTTAAAACCAATGGACATTGAAGAAGCGATTCTTCAAATGGATTTACTAGGACATGACTTCTTCATCTTCACAGATTCAGAGGATGGTCAAACCAACGTTTTATACAAGCGTGAAGATGGAGAATTTGGTTTGATTGAAGCTAAATAA
- a CDS encoding Cof-type HAD-IIB family hydrolase, with amino-acid sequence MDVKTKYKAKKIKAVFFDIDDTLRIKDTGYMPQSIAKVFKSLKERGILTGIASGRAIYGVVSEIRDLEPDYFITINGTYVVDRKGDEVANLPLDKEVLKELVAWCQAIGIDYGFAGKDKPVVSARKALIDDALVPVYGHLDVEPDFHLTNAVYHMWTFAENNSELVLPEHLAEQVRLVPWHVHSSDTVKLGISKASGLDHVLEKEGLKPENVLFFGDGPNDMEMFDHVGLKVAMGNAVPELKEKADYVTGKVEEDGILHALEELGLVEKEMHFPQLDLDNVEGPVATIKTNQGDIVVKLFPEQAPKTVANFVGLAKDGYYDGIIFHRIIKDFMIQGGDPTGTGMGGESIYGQSFEDEFSEELYNLRGALSMANAGPNTNGSQFFIVQNVNFPYSVKELSRGGWPEAIAEYYAEHGGTPHLDRRHTVFGQLVNQASYDVLDKIAAVETGVQDKPVEDVVIETIEVVD; translated from the coding sequence ATGGACGTCAAAACGAAATACAAAGCTAAAAAGATTAAGGCTGTTTTTTTTGATATTGATGATACGTTACGTATTAAAGATACTGGATACATGCCTCAATCGATTGCAAAAGTTTTCAAATCTTTAAAAGAAAGAGGCATTTTAACTGGTATTGCTAGTGGTCGTGCTATTTATGGCGTGGTTTCAGAGATTCGTGACCTTGAACCTGACTATTTTATCACTATAAATGGGACTTACGTGGTTGATCGAAAAGGTGATGAAGTTGCTAATTTACCGTTAGATAAAGAAGTTTTGAAGGAATTGGTGGCTTGGTGTCAAGCAATTGGTATTGATTATGGATTTGCCGGCAAAGACAAGCCAGTGGTATCAGCGCGAAAAGCGTTAATTGATGATGCTTTGGTTCCTGTTTACGGACACTTAGATGTGGAACCCGATTTTCATTTAACGAACGCTGTTTATCATATGTGGACTTTTGCAGAGAATAACTCGGAACTTGTCTTGCCTGAACACTTAGCAGAGCAAGTACGGCTAGTACCTTGGCATGTTCACTCATCAGATACTGTCAAATTAGGGATTTCAAAAGCTTCTGGTTTGGATCATGTTCTAGAAAAAGAAGGCCTAAAACCAGAGAATGTTTTATTCTTTGGCGATGGTCCAAATGATATGGAAATGTTTGATCATGTTGGTCTTAAGGTTGCTATGGGCAATGCTGTTCCAGAATTAAAAGAAAAAGCCGACTATGTTACGGGTAAAGTAGAAGAAGATGGTATTTTACATGCCTTGGAGGAATTAGGTTTGGTTGAAAAAGAAATGCACTTTCCACAGTTGGATTTAGACAATGTCGAAGGACCTGTTGCGACTATAAAAACTAATCAGGGTGATATAGTGGTGAAATTGTTCCCAGAACAAGCTCCTAAAACAGTAGCGAATTTTGTTGGTTTAGCCAAAGATGGCTATTATGATGGTATTATTTTCCACCGTATTATTAAAGATTTTATGATCCAAGGTGGCGACCCAACAGGAACTGGTATGGGTGGTGAATCTATCTATGGTCAAAGTTTTGAAGACGAATTTTCAGAAGAACTTTATAATCTTCGAGGAGCACTTTCAATGGCAAATGCTGGACCAAATACAAATGGCAGTCAGTTCTTTATCGTTCAAAATGTAAACTTCCCATATAGTGTTAAGGAATTATCTCGTGGTGGGTGGCCAGAAGCTATCGCTGAGTATTATGCTGAACATGGCGGGACCCCACATTTGGATCGTCGCCACACTGTTTTTGGTCAGTTAGTAAACCAAGCTTCTTATGATGTTCTAGATAAAATTGCTGCTGTTGAAACAGGTGTACAAGATAAACCGGTTGAGGATGTGGTGATTGAAACAATTGAGGTTGTGGATTAA